Proteins from one Cryptomeria japonica chromosome 4, Sugi_1.0, whole genome shotgun sequence genomic window:
- the LOC131053441 gene encoding G-type lectin S-receptor-like serine/threonine-protein kinase At2g19130 yields the protein MAMKCFVLAVTMIIGVNICSSLALGGGDSLLLGESLAGNRSIISKNGTFELGFFSPRGTSNWYIGIWYARISPKVIVWVANRDNPIRSMLGVLKFSSDGDLRLLDGKGRSVWWTDLAAKGSRATITNSGNFIMLGDGQNKSEIVWESFAHPTDTSLPGMKVWKGMKLTSWKSSVDPASGLFSLGMDMSPGKTQMLMVYNNSVPYWSSGEWTGNYFANVPEINAPKIFEMSCVRISPSKIYFSFWIFRHGPTLTGRISVDAEKGELKYWDLMDDGTWNQGWSTYEGQCSRYDICGANGLCNANDVCSCIEGFKPKRDTDQGWWSSGCSRRRPLQCSVTEGTTDGFLEFNDRNLPEEESVSYNNESTNMQGCRTACLNNCSCTAFAFDISDLPVCRLWFGDLFKMRVSSDSQSVFIRLAASELLHSTSERSRKAPALYILLPSLVAACCVVLSLLMATFILWKRRRQRKKSEQEDMPVMLKTFTYKELRIATENFKHKLGSGAFGSVFKGILPDSTLVAVKRLDGPARAEKQFRAEINTVGRIQHVNLVRLCGFCVEGSGRLLVYDYMPNGSLNSSLFCEEEEAEKVLDWKTRFEIALGTARGLVYLHEECRDRIIHCDIKPENILLDENFSPKIADFGLAKMVGRDFSRVLTTTRGTRGYLAPEWIAGLPITPKVDVYSFGMTLLEIISGRRNLDLKVEESRFYFPTWASSQIQRGNIMGIVDARIASEANIEEVRRAAVVGGLCIQDDENQRPSMDKVVNLLEGKMETPLPQIPRSLQVLVDQVTDEDNDTFAQHPSISTGSASA from the coding sequence ATGGCGATGAAGTGTTTTGTCCTAGCAGTTACTATGATTATTGGAGTGAATATTTGCAGTTCGTTAGCACTAGGTGGTGGAGATTCTCTTCTACTGGGGGAGTCGCTCGCTGGAAATCGGAGCATAATATCAAAGAATGGCACGTTTGAACTGGGATTTTTCAGTCCGAGAGGAACGAGTAATTGGTACATTGGCATCTGGTACGCACGAATTTCTCCAAAGGTCATAGTTTGGGTGGCTAACAGAGATAATCCTATCAGAAGCATGCTCGGCGTTCTGAAATTTTCAAGCGACGGTGATCTCAGATTGCTTGATGGAAAGGGCCGGTCGGTGTGGTGGACTGATCTTGCTGCGAAAGGATCGCGGGCAACAATAACAAACTCTGGTAATTTCATTATGCTGGGTGACGGCCAGAACAAGTCTGAGATTGTTTGGGAGAGCTTCGCGCATCCGACAGATACATCGTTACCTGGAATGAAGGTGTGGAAAGGGATGAAGCTAACTTCATGGAAGAGTTCTGTGGATCCTGCAAGTGGGCTCTTCTCTCTAGGAATGGACATGTCTCCAGGAAAGACACAGATGCTGATGGTTTATAACAATAGTGTTCCATATTGGTCCAGTGGAGAGTGGACTGGTAATTACTTTGCCAACGTGCCGGAGATTAATGCTCCTAAGATATTCGAAATGTCCTGTGTGAGGATTTCTCCTTCCAAAATAtactttagtttttggatattcCGGCATGGGCCTACCCTGACAGGGCGGATCTCTGTGGATGCAGAGAAGGGTGAATTAAAATATTGGGACTTGATGGATGATGGGACTTGGAATCAGGGATGGTCGACATACGAAGGTCAATGCAGTCGGTATGATATCTGCGGGGCAAATGGATTGTGCAATGCAAATGATGTGTGTAGTTGTATTGAGGGTTTCAAGCCCAAGCGTGACACTGATCAAGGTTGGTGGTCAAGTGGGTGTTCTCGGCGAAGGCCCCTGCAATGCTCTGTCACAGAGGGCACCACCGATGGCTTCTTGGAATTCAATGACCGAAACTTGCCCGAAGAAGAATCTGTCTCATACAACAACGAGTCAACGAATATGCAAGGGTGCAGGACTGCTTGTCTCAACAATTGCTCCTGTACAGCCTTTGCTTTTGATATCTCTGATCTACCAGTCTGCAGACTCTGGTTTGGGGATTTATTCAAAATGCGTGTTTCATCTGACAGCCAATCCGTTTTCATAAGGCTGGCTGCTTCTGAGTTGCTGCACTCGACATCAGAGAGAAGCAGGAAAGCCCCTGCACTTTACATATTACTTCCTTCTCTTGTGGCCGCTTGCTGTGTTGTTTTATCTCTCCTCATGGCCACATTTATTTTGTGGAAACGTCGAAGACAGCGGAAGAAAAGCGAACAAGAGGACATGCCAGTCATGCTCAAAACGTTCACTTACAAAGAGCTGCGAATTGCAACCGAGAATTTCAAGCATAAGCTGGGAAGTGGTGCGTTCGGCTCTGTGTTCAAAGGAATTCTGCCGGACAGCACGCTTGTGGCGGTTAAGAGATTAGACGGTCCCGCAAGAGCAGAAAAACAATTCCGTGCGGAAATAAACACCGTCGGGAGAATTCAACATGTGAATTTGGTAAGGCTCTGTGGATTCTGCGTAGAAGGGTCTGGAAGGCTACTTGTGTATGACTACATGCCCAATGGCTCTCTAAATTCCTCTCTCTTCTGTGAAGAGGAAGAAGCAGAGAAGGTGCTGGATTGGAAGACCCGTTTTGAGATCGCACTGGGCACTGCACGAGGATTAGTTTATCTCCATGAGGAATGCAGGGATCGCATCATTCACTGCGATATTAAGCCTGAAAACATTCTTCTGGACGAAAACTTCAGCCCGAAGATAGCTGATTTTGGGTTGGCAAAAATGGTGGGCAGAGATTTTAGTCGTGTATTGACGACCACAAGAGGAACTCGAGGTTACTTGGCCCCAGAGTGGATCGCCGGCCTTCCTATCACTCCCAAGGTGGACGTATACAGTTTTGGAATGACGTTACTGGAAATTATATCCGGTCGTAGAAATCTGGACTTGaaggtggaggagagcaggttctaCTTTCCTACCTGGGCCTCATCTCAAATTCAGAGGGGCAATATAATGGGCATTGTGGATGCAAGGATAGCAAGTGAGGCGAATATTGAAGAGGTGAGAAGAGCTGCTGTGGTTGGGGGACTGTGCATTCAAGACGATGAGAATCAGAGGCCGAGCATGGATAAAGTGGTGAATTTGTTGGAAGGGAAGATGGAGACTCCTCTGCCACAAATTCCAAGGTCTCTACAGGTGCTGGTAGATCAGGTTACAGACGAGGACAATGATACCTTTGCTCAACATCCTTCCATATCAACCGGTTCTGCGTCTGCATAA